A portion of the Candidatus Eisenbacteria bacterium genome contains these proteins:
- a CDS encoding 1-(5-phosphoribosyl)-5-amino-4-imidazole-carboxylate carboxylase, translated as MDPARLRKILDGVRRGRTSTRDAMEALARLPFEAAGPALVDHHRSLRQHLPEVILCEGKTDPQCVRIARAIVTRSGRCLATRVRPSAARALIEAFADGAVWNEAARTVVIQGAAGKPGARRSRSRSLATEGTRSRASAPKRGSPVLVLSAGTSDLPVAEEAAVTLEFMGVPVRRVYDAGVAGIHRLLGHVKALRTASAIVVVAGMEGALASVVAGMTDRPV; from the coding sequence ATGGATCCGGCGCGTCTCCGTAAGATCCTGGACGGCGTCCGTCGCGGACGGACGTCGACCCGCGATGCCATGGAGGCGCTGGCGCGCCTCCCCTTCGAAGCGGCCGGCCCGGCCCTCGTCGACCACCACCGATCGCTCCGCCAGCATCTCCCCGAGGTCATCCTGTGCGAGGGGAAGACGGATCCCCAGTGCGTGCGCATCGCGCGCGCGATCGTGACGCGAAGCGGACGGTGCCTCGCGACCCGCGTTCGCCCCTCCGCGGCGCGCGCGCTGATCGAGGCGTTCGCGGACGGCGCCGTGTGGAACGAGGCCGCGCGCACGGTGGTGATCCAAGGGGCCGCAGGGAAGCCGGGCGCGAGGCGCTCCCGTTCCCGCTCGCTCGCGACGGAGGGGACACGATCCCGCGCGAGCGCGCCGAAGCGGGGAAGCCCCGTGCTCGTCCTGAGCGCCGGCACGTCGGACCTTCCGGTGGCCGAGGAGGCCGCGGTGACCCTGGAATTCATGGGGGTGCCGGTGCGCCGGGTGTACGATGCGGGTGTGGCCGGGATCCATCGGCTCCTGGGCCATGTGAAGGCCCTCCGGACCGCCTCGGCGATCGTGGTCGTCGCGGGCATGGAGGGCGCCCTCGCCAGCGTGGTCGCGGGCATGACGGACCGCCCCGTG